A genomic stretch from Bifidobacterium sp. ESL0769 includes:
- a CDS encoding AMP-dependent synthetase/ligase produces the protein MLREFYLDPVTKTTDKDTIYSLLSKRAGKDPDGAIAEWLDEDTQQWHTVTAGEMLDRVRKVAKGLIGLGAKAGSMVVIYAATSYEWGVVDFACAAIGAVSVPIYETDSPKQAKGIVEDVDPIVAFGGDAEHTQTLEEFRRERDGLKYVFNLQEDGLEAVSDFGTSVSDEELDEAISRVRADDMLTIVYTSGSTGAPKGVMLSHRNFVSTTFIGWAVLDDMLYQPSRLLLFLPLAHCFARYIQYVAIGAQGVVGYTPSAKHLLTDLRTFKPTYLLGVPRVFEKVYNAASQKAGAGLQGRVFNMAFKHFVKWSKDGQEGRGHTLAERLEHKFYMKTVGASVRSALGPNLKYVACGGAPMNADLAHFFNGMDGITFIQGYGMTETAAPCIVAFQDFNKVGAVGRPGTGIAVKLADDDELLINGEDVFLGYYKQPELTAEAKEPGGWVHSGDIAQIDDDGFVYITGRKKDIIITAGGKNVSPAPMEDTIGTCPIVSHAVVIGDGRPFIAALIELDPEMVRSWLANNGMDENMPMAEICKNDAVRAYVQQYIDQANSSVSRAESVRKFVIVEDQFTQENGMLTPSMKVVRGEVLKHYADLINTQVYTPKTRVKPAPSAAAGFIDKTAEKARQATPKVREAYEQAKQNVGVRIAEHEAEREGEDPWKEAPKAETEEKDSSSEK, from the coding sequence ATGTTGCGAGAATTCTATTTGGATCCTGTCACCAAAACCACCGATAAGGACACGATTTATTCCCTGTTGTCCAAGCGAGCCGGCAAGGACCCGGACGGAGCCATAGCCGAATGGCTCGATGAAGATACCCAGCAATGGCACACCGTCACAGCCGGTGAAATGCTTGACCGCGTGCGCAAGGTTGCGAAAGGACTCATCGGGCTGGGAGCCAAGGCCGGAAGTATGGTCGTTATCTACGCCGCCACCAGTTACGAGTGGGGAGTGGTGGACTTCGCCTGTGCAGCCATCGGTGCGGTAAGCGTGCCGATTTATGAAACCGACTCGCCCAAGCAGGCCAAGGGCATCGTCGAAGACGTCGACCCGATCGTCGCTTTTGGCGGGGATGCCGAACACACCCAGACGCTCGAGGAATTCCGCCGCGAACGCGACGGTCTCAAGTATGTGTTCAATCTGCAGGAGGACGGACTTGAAGCCGTCTCCGATTTCGGCACTTCGGTAAGTGACGAAGAACTTGACGAGGCGATTTCGCGCGTACGCGCCGACGATATGCTCACCATCGTTTACACTTCCGGGTCCACAGGTGCGCCGAAGGGCGTCATGCTCTCCCACAGGAATTTCGTCTCCACGACATTCATCGGCTGGGCCGTGCTCGACGACATGCTCTATCAGCCCAGCCGGCTGCTGCTCTTCCTGCCGTTGGCGCATTGCTTCGCCCGCTACATCCAGTACGTTGCCATCGGTGCCCAGGGTGTTGTCGGCTATACGCCGAGCGCCAAGCATCTCTTGACTGATCTGCGCACGTTCAAGCCGACCTATCTGCTCGGTGTTCCGCGCGTCTTCGAGAAGGTCTACAATGCCGCTTCACAGAAGGCCGGAGCGGGCTTGCAGGGACGTGTGTTCAACATGGCGTTCAAGCATTTCGTCAAGTGGTCTAAGGACGGTCAGGAAGGGCGCGGACACACCCTCGCCGAACGCCTGGAACACAAGTTCTATATGAAGACCGTCGGGGCCTCGGTGCGCAGTGCCTTGGGCCCGAACCTCAAGTATGTCGCCTGCGGCGGCGCGCCGATGAACGCCGATCTGGCTCACTTCTTCAACGGTATGGACGGCATCACCTTCATCCAGGGTTATGGCATGACCGAAACCGCCGCTCCCTGCATCGTCGCGTTCCAGGACTTCAACAAGGTCGGAGCCGTCGGACGCCCGGGCACCGGTATCGCCGTCAAACTGGCCGATGACGACGAGCTGTTAATCAACGGCGAGGACGTTTTCCTGGGCTACTACAAGCAGCCCGAACTCACCGCCGAAGCCAAGGAACCGGGCGGCTGGGTCCATTCCGGCGACATCGCGCAAATCGATGACGACGGTTTCGTCTACATCACCGGCCGTAAGAAAGACATCATCATCACTGCCGGCGGTAAGAACGTGAGCCCCGCCCCGATGGAAGACACCATCGGCACCTGCCCGATCGTCTCCCATGCCGTGGTCATCGGCGACGGCCGCCCCTTCATCGCTGCCCTTATCGAGCTCGACCCTGAAATGGTGCGTTCGTGGCTGGCCAACAACGGCATGGACGAAAACATGCCGATGGCCGAAATCTGCAAGAACGACGCGGTCCGCGCCTACGTCCAGCAATATATCGATCAGGCCAACAGTTCCGTTTCCCGCGCCGAATCCGTGCGCAAGTTCGTCATCGTCGAAGACCAGTTCACTCAGGAGAACGGCATGCTCACCCCGAGCATGAAGGTCGTGCGCGGCGAGGTCCTCAAGCACTATGCCGATCTCATCAACACACAGGTCTATACTCCTAAGACGCGAGTCAAGCCGGCGCCGTCGGCTGCAGCAGGCTTCATCGACAAGACCGCCGAGAAGGCCCGGCAGGCTACCCCGAAGGTTCGTGAGGCCTACGAGCAGGCCAAGCAGAATGTCGGAGTCCGTATCGCCGAGCACGAGGCTGAACGCGAGGGCGAAGACCCTTGGAAGGAAGCCCCGAAAGCTGAGACTGAAGAAAAAGACTCGTCGTCCGAAAAGTAA
- a CDS encoding GuaB3 family IMP dehydrogenase-related protein, with product MTQEIEIGLGKKGRLAYSLDDIAIVPSRRTRDPKDVSTAWQIDAYQFDVPVLSAPMDSVTSPATAIAMGKLGALGVLDLEGLWTRYDDPQPLLDEISQLDESNATARLQEIYAEPIKPELITKRLHEIRDAGVTVAGALSPQLTQEFYSTVVDAGVDLFVIRGTAVSAEHVSESHEPLNLKKFIYDLDVPVIVGGAASYTAALHLMRTGAAGVLVGFGGGAVSATRATIGVHAPMATAIADVAEARRDYMDESGGRYVQIIADGGMGTSGSFVKALAMGADAVMLGAPLARATEAPGKGTHWGAEARHPSLPRGKRTKVGTVAPLQQILFGPSHNADGTVNFIGALRRAMASTGYVDLKNFQHCDVAVTLSHLG from the coding sequence ATGACTCAGGAAATTGAAATCGGTTTGGGCAAAAAGGGCCGCTTGGCCTATTCATTGGACGATATCGCCATCGTCCCATCCCGCAGGACCCGCGATCCGAAGGATGTTTCGACGGCTTGGCAGATCGATGCCTACCAGTTCGACGTTCCGGTGCTTTCAGCCCCAATGGATTCGGTGACCAGTCCCGCCACGGCTATTGCCATGGGCAAGCTTGGTGCTCTCGGCGTGCTTGATCTCGAAGGATTGTGGACACGTTACGATGACCCTCAGCCGTTGCTCGACGAGATCAGCCAGCTCGACGAAAGCAATGCCACAGCTCGCCTCCAGGAGATCTACGCAGAGCCGATCAAGCCTGAACTGATCACCAAGCGTCTTCATGAGATTCGCGACGCCGGCGTCACCGTCGCTGGAGCCCTCTCGCCCCAGCTCACGCAGGAATTCTATTCGACGGTCGTCGACGCGGGTGTCGATCTCTTCGTCATTCGCGGGACAGCGGTTTCGGCGGAACACGTTTCGGAAAGCCATGAGCCATTGAACCTGAAGAAATTCATCTACGACCTTGACGTTCCGGTCATCGTCGGGGGAGCGGCCAGCTACACCGCGGCCCTCCACCTCATGCGCACTGGAGCGGCTGGCGTACTCGTCGGTTTCGGCGGCGGAGCGGTTTCGGCCACACGTGCCACCATCGGCGTCCACGCTCCCATGGCCACGGCGATTGCCGATGTGGCCGAGGCACGCCGCGACTATATGGACGAATCCGGCGGCCGTTACGTACAGATCATCGCCGACGGCGGCATGGGCACATCCGGCTCGTTCGTCAAGGCTTTGGCCATGGGTGCCGATGCGGTCATGCTCGGGGCTCCTCTGGCCCGCGCCACCGAGGCTCCCGGTAAGGGCACGCATTGGGGTGCCGAGGCTCGTCATCCTTCACTTCCTCGTGGAAAGCGCACGAAGGTTGGGACGGTGGCTCCGTTGCAGCAGATTCTCTTCGGACCCAGCCACAACGCCGACGGCACGGTCAACTTCATCGGTGCCCTGCGTCGTGCGATGGCCTCGACCGGTTATGTCGACCTCAAGAACTTCCAGCATTGCGACGTTGCGGTCACGCTGTCGCATCTGGGCTGA
- the rpsB gene encoding 30S ribosomal protein S2: MAQITMSEMLKAGLHFGHQTRRWNPKMKQYILMERNGIHIINLFKSLDLIDKAYDFIKQTVAHNGTVLFVGTKKQAQEAIATQATRVNMPYVSERWLGGMLTNFQTVSKRVARLKELEEMDFTDVHGSGLTKKELLLLQREKNKLEKQLGGIRNMTRTPSAMFVVDINKEALAVEEAHKLSIPVVAIVDTNTDPDLVDYPIPANDDAIRGIELLTSLMADAVADGLLERSGKAEKTEDKSEQPMAAWEKDLLKDNEKPADNATATAETSPAEAKVEETKVEEAKA; this comes from the coding sequence ATGGCTCAGATTACTATGAGCGAAATGCTGAAGGCAGGACTGCACTTCGGCCATCAGACCCGTCGCTGGAACCCCAAGATGAAGCAGTACATCCTGATGGAACGCAACGGCATCCACATCATCAATCTCTTCAAGTCGCTTGACCTGATCGACAAGGCCTACGATTTCATCAAGCAGACCGTGGCCCACAACGGCACCGTCCTCTTCGTCGGCACGAAGAAGCAGGCTCAGGAAGCCATCGCCACCCAGGCGACCCGTGTCAACATGCCCTACGTTTCCGAGCGTTGGCTCGGCGGCATGCTCACCAACTTCCAGACCGTCTCCAAGCGCGTCGCACGCCTGAAGGAACTGGAAGAGATGGACTTCACCGACGTCCACGGCTCCGGCCTGACGAAGAAGGAGCTCCTGCTCCTGCAGCGCGAGAAGAACAAGCTCGAGAAGCAGCTTGGCGGCATCCGCAACATGACCCGCACGCCTTCGGCCATGTTCGTCGTCGACATCAACAAGGAAGCGCTGGCCGTCGAGGAAGCCCACAAGCTGAGCATCCCGGTCGTCGCCATCGTCGACACCAACACCGATCCCGACCTCGTGGATTATCCGATTCCAGCCAACGATGACGCCATCCGCGGCATCGAGCTGCTGACCAGCCTCATGGCTGACGCCGTCGCCGACGGCCTGCTTGAGCGCAGCGGCAAGGCCGAGAAGACCGAAGACAAGTCCGAGCAGCCGATGGCCGCTTGGGAGAAGGACTTGCTCAAGGACAACGAGAAGCCCGCGGATAACGCAACAGCTACCGCCGAGACCAGCCCCGCAGAGGCCAAGGTTGAGGAAACCAAGGTCGAAGAGGCCAAGGCCTGA
- the tsf gene encoding translation elongation factor Ts, which produces MAAITAALIKQVREDTGAGMMDVKKALTEAEGDVARAKEIIRAKGIQAAGKREGRTAQEGTIASRVVDTEGGQAGYAVELNSETDFVAKTPKFVAFADGVLDDAIKAGASTADEVLAAASADGTVKTTVEEAAALFGEHVKVGQVAKVEGPKVEIYAHKKSAEMPPSIVAIVATDEKGASVAHEAALQISAMGAKWLKREDVPADVVESERRVATEKSQAEGKPEKIIPKIVEGRMNAFYKENVLLEQEYVKDTSKSVGDLFKQAGGELLAFARIEVGKGEEK; this is translated from the coding sequence ATGGCAGCAATTACAGCAGCTTTGATCAAGCAGGTTCGTGAAGACACCGGCGCAGGCATGATGGACGTCAAGAAGGCGCTCACCGAGGCCGAAGGCGACGTGGCTCGCGCCAAGGAAATCATCCGCGCCAAGGGCATTCAGGCCGCAGGCAAGCGTGAGGGCCGCACCGCCCAGGAAGGCACTATCGCCTCCCGTGTGGTCGACACCGAGGGCGGCCAGGCCGGATACGCCGTCGAGCTCAACTCCGAGACCGACTTCGTGGCCAAGACCCCGAAGTTCGTCGCTTTTGCCGACGGTGTGCTCGATGACGCCATCAAGGCCGGCGCATCCACCGCCGACGAGGTGCTCGCAGCCGCATCCGCCGATGGCACCGTCAAGACCACCGTTGAGGAAGCCGCAGCCTTGTTCGGTGAGCATGTGAAGGTCGGCCAGGTAGCCAAGGTCGAAGGCCCGAAGGTCGAGATTTACGCGCACAAGAAGTCCGCCGAGATGCCGCCGAGCATCGTCGCCATCGTCGCCACTGACGAAAAAGGCGCGTCCGTTGCTCACGAGGCTGCTCTGCAGATTTCCGCGATGGGTGCCAAGTGGCTCAAGCGCGAGGACGTTCCAGCCGATGTCGTGGAGTCCGAGCGTCGCGTGGCCACCGAGAAGTCCCAAGCGGAAGGCAAGCCCGAGAAGATCATCCCCAAGATTGTTGAAGGCCGCATGAACGCCTTCTACAAGGAAAACGTCCTTCTCGAGCAGGAATATGTCAAGGACACTTCCAAGTCCGTCGGCGATCTCTTCAAGCAGGCCGGTGGCGAGCTTCTCGCCTTCGCCCGCATCGAGGTCGGCAAGGGCGAAGAGAAGTGA
- a CDS encoding M23 family metallopeptidase, translated as MMDNREKQRLKRERLRRQREERRQKLISLVWGLVTILAVCAVLFVGFGISDHEALAATNGTSGNAFDVTTVPSLNTGEAHKSASSLRQSQLGFIEPIESVNPPMHSDKGCKADMRWPVLPHVVIRKFKAPKQVWGPGHRGVDVAAVEDTPLLAPASGYISFVGIVAGKSVVSIRHKSLTLTLEPAQTLLPIGMPVVKGMPIGTMKGVSDHCTGICVHWGVRKSRKEYRDPQQLASRRKIVLKPVSS; from the coding sequence ATGATGGACAATAGGGAGAAGCAACGACTCAAACGAGAACGGTTGCGGCGTCAAAGGGAGGAACGCAGGCAAAAACTGATCAGCCTGGTTTGGGGATTGGTCACGATTCTTGCCGTTTGCGCGGTTTTGTTCGTAGGTTTTGGCATTTCAGATCATGAAGCGTTGGCCGCGACAAACGGCACATCGGGGAATGCATTCGACGTAACGACCGTTCCGTCTTTAAACACCGGTGAGGCACACAAGTCCGCTTCGTCGTTACGCCAATCTCAGCTGGGCTTCATCGAACCGATAGAGTCAGTGAATCCTCCTATGCATAGTGATAAGGGCTGCAAGGCCGATATGCGATGGCCGGTGCTTCCGCATGTGGTCATCAGGAAGTTCAAAGCGCCCAAGCAAGTCTGGGGCCCGGGCCATCGCGGTGTCGATGTCGCTGCGGTGGAGGATACACCCTTGCTGGCTCCGGCAAGCGGCTATATCAGTTTCGTGGGTATCGTTGCGGGTAAATCAGTGGTCAGTATCCGTCATAAAAGCCTTACTCTGACCTTGGAGCCTGCGCAGACACTTCTGCCGATAGGAATGCCGGTGGTCAAAGGAATGCCGATTGGCACGATGAAGGGTGTCTCGGACCATTGCACCGGAATCTGCGTGCATTGGGGAGTGAGGAAGAGCAGAAAGGAATACCGCGATCCGCAGCAATTGGCGTCAAGAAGGAAGATAGTGCTGAAACCGGTTTCGTCATGA
- a CDS encoding acyltransferase family protein yields the protein MLPRTGNSPKAAKKKTSGSSRTSNSSRVSPSSHTSAAKSSGSTNSSQPAGNSVASDTARSAEISLASGSSQPSRSSHNAAIDGLRALAIIGVVAYHVRPSLLSGGFLGVTIFFVISGFLITGSVERRMASKQGFHYVSYLWRKIKRLTFPLLSLIALVLPAAYLFSPGMLPKLHLDALPSALYASNWVYIFRKVSYFAAAGLPSPLTHLWFLAVTMQFYLVWVSALWLMHRFNLRLRTRFLITLLLAVASTVLMMLLYVPGADVSRVYYGLDTRFSELMIGALLAFMVEQARTKRSGADERDERSGQLEDNTQRNAATGPATNTVSWSNPVNLLLAGAGFCLLAALIILYFVSKGTDAMLYRGGFQAVALIVALLIVVVLLPGNLFRSLLGSRVFRYIGSRSFSIYLVHYPLLEFMNPAIRTQPLRWWEWIVQFLILWAVCEAFYQVAEAARKAVPVGNVPFGEMRLVTKILASLGVVAVVLCTVLPVDFNQIAAKRSDALRAEYLSIGRSLGIATPIRRDLLTLRRSAVPKPSLNLPPRLVPKAAKVPKNLNTKGWTYDAATGSCSANPLIISDSVEMGAHDFVAQHIPASVQDNMVGRHFATGADLYHRHQAQGQAGSVVVMALGTNDSIANAQQVEDLIAAVGNEPLYLTTVRSPTGWQDSNNQILRSVVAKHKNVGLLDWYSISNGHPEYFYDDGTHLTPGEGGGREAYGIMIRQSLCGQ from the coding sequence ATGTTGCCACGAACCGGGAATAGCCCAAAAGCGGCTAAAAAGAAAACTTCCGGTTCTTCCCGTACTTCAAACTCTTCCCGTGTCTCACCGTCATCTCATACTTCCGCTGCTAAGTCTTCCGGTTCAACGAATTCCTCTCAACCTGCAGGTAACTCGGTTGCTTCGGATACCGCACGTAGCGCAGAGATCTCCCTTGCGTCCGGCTCTTCCCAACCGTCTCGTTCGTCCCACAATGCCGCCATCGACGGCTTGCGAGCTCTGGCGATCATCGGGGTAGTGGCTTATCATGTCCGTCCGTCACTGCTGAGCGGCGGATTCCTCGGCGTCACCATCTTCTTCGTCATTTCCGGTTTTCTGATCACCGGCAGCGTCGAGAGGCGGATGGCCAGCAAACAGGGCTTCCATTACGTGAGCTATCTGTGGCGCAAAATCAAACGTCTGACATTCCCGCTGCTTTCGCTGATCGCTTTGGTCCTGCCAGCCGCCTATCTCTTCTCTCCGGGCATGCTGCCGAAGCTGCACCTCGATGCCTTGCCCAGCGCGCTATACGCCAGCAACTGGGTCTATATCTTCCGCAAGGTCTCGTATTTCGCCGCAGCTGGCTTGCCTTCACCGCTCACGCATCTGTGGTTCCTGGCGGTTACGATGCAGTTCTATCTGGTCTGGGTTTCCGCGTTGTGGCTGATGCATCGCTTCAACTTGAGGTTGCGTACCAGATTCCTCATAACTTTGCTGCTCGCCGTCGCCTCAACGGTTCTGATGATGTTGCTATACGTGCCCGGAGCCGATGTGTCGCGCGTCTATTACGGACTCGACACGCGTTTTTCCGAACTGATGATTGGTGCGCTGCTTGCGTTTATGGTTGAGCAGGCAAGAACGAAACGCAGCGGAGCTGACGAACGCGACGAACGATCTGGACAGCTCGAAGACAATACACAACGTAACGCCGCAACAGGACCGGCAACGAATACCGTGAGCTGGTCGAATCCCGTGAATCTTCTTTTGGCAGGCGCCGGCTTCTGCTTGCTTGCAGCACTGATTATTCTGTATTTCGTCTCCAAGGGCACTGATGCGATGCTCTACCGCGGTGGTTTCCAAGCCGTCGCGCTTATCGTTGCGCTGCTGATAGTCGTTGTCCTGCTTCCGGGCAACCTCTTCCGTTCGCTGTTGGGCTCACGGGTATTCCGTTACATCGGATCACGCTCGTTCTCGATCTATCTGGTCCATTACCCGCTGCTCGAATTCATGAATCCGGCCATCCGCACCCAGCCCTTGCGCTGGTGGGAATGGATCGTTCAATTCCTGATTCTCTGGGCGGTCTGTGAGGCTTTCTACCAGGTGGCCGAGGCCGCACGCAAGGCCGTGCCCGTTGGCAATGTGCCGTTCGGCGAAATGCGTCTGGTCACCAAAATTCTCGCGTCTCTCGGCGTGGTCGCCGTCGTGTTGTGCACGGTGCTTCCGGTCGATTTCAACCAGATTGCCGCCAAGCGTTCGGACGCTCTTCGTGCGGAATACCTTTCCATCGGCCGCAGCCTTGGCATTGCCACACCGATTCGGCGTGATCTTCTGACATTGCGCCGCTCGGCCGTTCCCAAGCCGTCCCTTAACTTGCCCCCACGTCTGGTGCCGAAAGCCGCCAAAGTTCCGAAGAACCTCAATACCAAAGGCTGGACGTATGACGCTGCGACGGGTTCATGCAGCGCGAATCCTTTGATTATCAGCGATTCGGTCGAAATGGGTGCGCACGATTTCGTCGCGCAGCACATTCCGGCCAGCGTGCAGGACAATATGGTCGGACGTCATTTCGCCACTGGAGCCGATCTTTATCACCGGCATCAGGCACAAGGCCAAGCCGGAAGTGTGGTCGTCATGGCCCTCGGGACCAACGACAGCATCGCCAATGCACAGCAGGTCGAGGATCTGATAGCGGCCGTGGGCAACGAACCCTTGTACTTGACCACTGTCCGTTCACCTACAGGCTGGCAGGATTCCAACAACCAGATTCTGCGCTCAGTAGTCGCCAAGCACAAGAACGTCGGCCTGCTCGACTGGTATTCCATCAGCAACGGGCATCCCGAGTATTTCTACGACGATGGCACCCACCTGACTCCGGGTGAAGGTGGCGGCCGCGAGGCTTACGGCATCATGATCCGGCAGAGTTTGTGCGGGCAGTGA
- the def gene encoding peptide deformylase, with translation MALREIRVVPDPVLRTPCEPIREITPAVRNMVQDLLDTVDDPGRAGLSANQIGISLRAFSYNIDGKLGYVLNPVIEETRGEQYGDEGCLSVPKLWYKTRRADYARVRGINLDGKTIVVEGTGIMGRMLQHETDHLDGHIYLDRLEKEERREAMRRMREGQ, from the coding sequence TTGGCGTTACGAGAAATAAGGGTCGTTCCCGATCCGGTGTTGAGAACCCCATGTGAACCGATTCGCGAGATCACCCCGGCGGTTCGAAATATGGTGCAGGATTTGCTGGACACGGTCGACGATCCAGGTCGTGCCGGACTTTCGGCCAACCAGATCGGTATCAGTCTGCGAGCCTTTTCTTACAACATCGACGGCAAACTCGGTTACGTTCTGAACCCGGTCATCGAAGAGACCCGAGGAGAGCAGTATGGCGACGAAGGCTGCCTTTCGGTGCCCAAGCTCTGGTACAAGACGCGTCGCGCCGATTACGCGCGAGTCCGCGGCATCAACCTCGACGGCAAAACTATCGTCGTGGAAGGCACCGGCATCATGGGCCGCATGCTCCAGCATGAGACGGACCATCTTGACGGGCACATTTACCTCGATCGCCTTGAGAAGGAAGAACGTCGCGAGGCCATGCGCCGCATGCGCGAAGGGCAGTGA
- a CDS encoding Rv3235 family protein, with amino-acid sequence MNEERQGQSQTLTQKPPSTKTRPQQMVITQRSGLPTYDGSIRIELSNRPVPYHISRCYPGTLSEAECRKFSLSSCRLACMSLDVVRGRTPPQSLQHSLSGPCVQRLETMSYLLENHMRTHQELKAKLCYLPAVPMLVYTTLVSPETTETVVSLCVGKSTYWVTLVFHRSGSRWICTTADLG; translated from the coding sequence ATGAACGAAGAGAGACAAGGGCAATCGCAGACGCTGACGCAAAAGCCGCCGAGCACGAAGACTCGCCCACAACAGATGGTGATTACACAACGATCAGGATTGCCCACCTACGATGGATCCATTCGCATCGAATTGTCGAATCGGCCTGTCCCGTACCATATTTCACGCTGCTACCCAGGAACGCTCAGCGAAGCGGAATGTCGCAAGTTCAGCCTCAGTTCTTGCAGGCTGGCATGTATGAGCCTGGACGTGGTGCGCGGACGCACGCCTCCGCAAAGCCTGCAACACTCCCTAAGTGGCCCGTGCGTGCAACGCCTCGAAACGATGTCATATCTACTGGAGAACCATATGCGCACCCATCAGGAGCTCAAGGCCAAGCTCTGTTATCTTCCCGCAGTGCCGATGCTGGTATACACGACATTGGTCAGTCCCGAAACCACAGAGACGGTCGTCAGCCTGTGCGTAGGCAAATCGACCTACTGGGTCACATTGGTGTTTCACCGCAGCGGTTCGCGATGGATTTGCACCACCGCAGACTTGGGTTGA
- a CDS encoding NADP-dependent isocitrate dehydrogenase, producing the protein MEKIKVKGTIAELDGDEMTRVIWKDIKNRLILPYLDVDLDYYDLGIENRDATDDQVTIDAANAIKKHHVGVKCATITPDEARVKEFNLKKMWKSPNGTIRNILGGTIFREPIVISNIPRLVPGWKKPIVVARHAFGDQYKATDFKVGKPGRLTVTFTPADGSEPIEHVVYDYPGAGVAQVQYNLEDSIRGFARACFSYGLMRHYPVYLSTKNTILKAYDGEFKDIFAQVFETEYKDRFEAEGLTYEHRLIDDMVASTMKWHGGYIWACKNYDGDVQSDSVAQGFGSLGLMTSVLMTPDGKTVEAEAAHGTVTRHYRRWLKGEKTSTNPIASIYAWTGGLKQRAKLDETPEVGHFAETLEQVIIKTVESGKMTKDLAMLVGPDQPWLDTEGFMDALDEGLKEELSQSR; encoded by the coding sequence ATGGAAAAAATCAAGGTCAAAGGGACAATAGCCGAGCTCGACGGCGACGAAATGACGAGGGTGATATGGAAGGATATCAAAAACCGCCTTATCCTTCCCTACCTCGACGTCGATCTTGACTATTACGACCTTGGCATCGAAAACCGCGACGCCACCGACGACCAGGTGACCATCGATGCGGCCAACGCCATCAAGAAGCACCATGTCGGCGTCAAATGCGCGACCATCACCCCGGACGAAGCTCGTGTCAAGGAATTCAACCTCAAAAAAATGTGGAAGTCGCCTAACGGGACTATCCGCAACATTCTTGGCGGCACGATCTTCCGCGAGCCCATCGTCATCTCCAATATTCCGCGGCTGGTGCCCGGATGGAAGAAGCCCATCGTCGTGGCCAGGCACGCTTTCGGCGACCAGTACAAGGCGACCGATTTCAAGGTCGGCAAGCCGGGACGTCTGACCGTCACTTTCACCCCCGCTGACGGCAGCGAGCCCATCGAGCACGTCGTCTATGACTACCCCGGCGCAGGCGTCGCGCAAGTGCAATACAATCTTGAAGATTCCATCCGCGGCTTCGCACGCGCCTGTTTCAGCTATGGACTCATGCGGCACTATCCGGTCTATCTTTCCACCAAGAACACGATTTTGAAGGCCTATGACGGCGAGTTCAAGGATATTTTCGCGCAAGTCTTTGAGACCGAATACAAGGACCGTTTCGAAGCCGAAGGACTCACCTATGAGCACCGGCTGATCGACGACATGGTGGCCAGTACGATGAAGTGGCACGGCGGCTATATCTGGGCCTGCAAGAACTACGACGGCGACGTCCAGTCCGACTCGGTGGCGCAGGGATTTGGCTCGCTCGGGCTGATGACCTCGGTGCTGATGACCCCTGACGGCAAGACCGTGGAGGCCGAGGCCGCGCACGGCACCGTGACCCGCCACTATCGCCGCTGGCTCAAGGGCGAAAAGACCTCGACCAACCCGATCGCCTCGATCTACGCATGGACCGGCGGACTGAAGCAGCGCGCCAAGCTTGACGAGACACCGGAAGTCGGGCACTTCGCCGAGACTTTGGAGCAGGTCATCATCAAAACCGTGGAAAGCGGAAAGATGACCAAGGATCTGGCCATGCTCGTCGGCCCCGACCAGCCTTGGCTTGACACCGAGGGCTTCATGGACGCATTGGACGAAGGCTTGAAGGAGGAACTGAGCCAGTCGCGTTGA
- a CDS encoding DNA-3-methyladenine glycosylase I, whose amino-acid sequence MSAKRKPAKTASDNATEGAVEQRSDGLQRCWPQSYLGLSHDMLVYHDTEWGTPCYDSQALFERLALEAMQAGLSWNTIINKRKAIDAAFHDFDIERVARMSDEIPDLMQNQAIIRNKRKIEATIHNAQVALNLGMPFADYIWSFAPDGPRVNRPKSHEEVPAVTQESIDMSKAMKKAGFKFVGPTTMYAYMQSMGIVNDHLQGCFRCPEAKTD is encoded by the coding sequence ATGAGTGCCAAACGAAAGCCTGCAAAGACCGCCTCAGACAATGCAACGGAGGGGGCAGTGGAACAGCGGAGTGACGGTCTGCAACGTTGCTGGCCGCAGTCATATCTCGGGTTGAGCCACGACATGCTCGTCTACCACGACACCGAGTGGGGCACGCCCTGCTATGATTCGCAGGCCTTGTTCGAACGGCTTGCGCTGGAGGCGATGCAGGCTGGGCTTTCGTGGAACACCATCATCAACAAGCGCAAGGCCATCGACGCGGCTTTCCATGATTTCGATATCGAACGCGTCGCGCGGATGTCTGATGAAATACCGGATTTGATGCAGAACCAAGCCATCATCCGCAACAAGCGGAAAATCGAGGCCACCATCCATAACGCACAGGTCGCGCTGAATCTGGGCATGCCGTTTGCGGATTATATCTGGAGTTTCGCACCCGACGGCCCGCGCGTGAACAGGCCGAAAAGCCACGAGGAAGTGCCGGCGGTCACCCAAGAATCAATCGATATGAGCAAGGCCATGAAGAAGGCCGGATTCAAGTTCGTCGGGCCAACGACCATGTACGCCTACATGCAGTCGATGGGCATCGTCAACGACCATCTGCAAGGCTGCTTCAGATGTCCGGAAGCGAAAACTGACTGA